In Streptomyces hawaiiensis, one genomic interval encodes:
- a CDS encoding YciI family protein — protein sequence MKYLVMVQGTQADYEAMRGKASANSPAWSAEELQAMFAYMGAINNDLAETGELVDGQGLAEPAQSRHVTLGDDGKAVITDGPYGETKELLAGYWVLECESLERVTEIADRVARCPQPAGAPDYPVVIRPIMDGSGDI from the coding sequence ATGAAGTACCTGGTCATGGTGCAGGGCACGCAGGCGGACTACGAAGCCATGCGCGGCAAGGCGTCGGCGAACTCCCCGGCCTGGAGCGCGGAGGAGTTGCAGGCCATGTTCGCCTACATGGGTGCCATCAACAACGACCTGGCCGAGACGGGCGAGCTCGTCGACGGACAGGGCCTGGCCGAGCCGGCGCAGAGCCGGCACGTCACCCTCGGTGACGACGGCAAGGCCGTGATCACCGACGGGCCGTACGGCGAGACCAAGGAGCTGCTGGCCGGCTACTGGGTCCTGGAGTGCGAGAGCCTGGAGCGGGTCACGGAGATCGCCGACCGTGTCGCCCGCTGCCCCCAGCCGGCCGGCGCACCCGACTACCCGGTCGTGATCCGTCCGATCATGGACGGTTCCGGGGACATCTGA
- a CDS encoding dihydrofolate reductase family protein, with the protein MRKLTYYIACSLDGFIGDPGGDGSAMVRFVDEEFLAFLKAEYPETVPTHGRRALGFDDLPNRRFDTIIQGRGSYDLALKEGNTSPYAHLREYVASSTLTESPDPNVEIIADDLVGKVRELKAEEGDFGIYLCGGSKVAGELLDEIDELVIKTYPLVYGSGMPMFAAGFALSEFTLESARTFGNGAVVRVYSRKR; encoded by the coding sequence TTGCGAAAGCTCACGTATTACATCGCTTGTTCCCTCGACGGCTTCATCGGCGACCCGGGCGGCGACGGATCGGCGATGGTCCGTTTCGTCGACGAGGAGTTCCTCGCCTTCCTCAAGGCGGAATATCCGGAGACCGTACCCACCCACGGCCGCCGGGCCCTCGGCTTCGACGACCTGCCGAACAGACGGTTCGACACCATCATCCAGGGGCGGGGCAGCTACGACCTGGCCTTGAAGGAAGGCAACACCAGCCCCTACGCCCATCTGCGCGAGTACGTCGCCTCCAGCACCCTGACGGAGTCGCCCGACCCGAACGTGGAGATCATCGCGGACGACCTGGTCGGCAAGGTCCGCGAACTGAAGGCGGAGGAGGGAGACTTCGGCATCTACCTGTGCGGCGGCTCGAAGGTCGCCGGTGAGCTGCTCGACGAGATCGACGAGCTCGTCATCAAGACCTACCCCCTGGTGTACGGCTCGGGCATGCCGATGTTCGCCGCGGGGTTCGCGCTCTCGGAGTTCACTTTGGAGTCGGCGCGCACGTTCGGCAACGGCGCTGTGGTGCGCGTGTACAGCAGGAAGCGCTGA